A window of the Falco rusticolus isolate bFalRus1 chromosome 1, bFalRus1.pri, whole genome shotgun sequence genome harbors these coding sequences:
- the LOC119155795 gene encoding uncharacterized protein LOC119155795, protein MSSTMPIMIRPALTVMVCHHCAGAHPALTWALARSPLAVLRQVGAQRCPGRPTNQQRKSRARKIKGIRQALLAVTYILPSALAALRQAAAARLRGAPAHRPTPPTRRNGGETPPQLGAQTGAGAAAPGAEAPPPADTAAYECCSLSAENAGVPEVCLSSALIWPQGPVTSLKRYRWEDSPAGHLPGPSWRVTHMSSEESFLPSTSPTWKTCKPEVPFLDLAHCTYKLELEIIP, encoded by the exons GCGCGCACCCCGCTCTCACCTGGGCGCTCGCCCGCTCCCCGCTCGCAGTCCTGCGCCAAGTTGGCGCCCAGCGCTGCCCAGGTCGTCCTACAAACCAGCAGCGGAAAAGCCGAGCCAGGAAGATAAAGGGGATTAGGCAGGCATTACTTGCAGTGACCTACATACTCCCCTCAGCACTCGCAGCCCTGAGGCAGGCGGCAGCCGCCCGGCTGCGGGGGGCACCGGCCCACCGCCCCACCCCGCCGACGAGGCGAAACGGCGGCGAGACGCCTCCTCAACTCGGCGCCCAAACCGGGGCGGGAGCGGCTGCGCCCGGCGCGGAGGCCCCGCCGCCAG CTGATACTGCGGCATATGAGTGTTGTTCCCTGTCGGCAGAAAATGCTGGTGTTCCTGAGGTGTGCCTCTCGAGTGCTCTCATATGGCCTCAGGGGCCCGTCACTTCGTTGAAGCGGTACCGGTGGGAAGATTCACCGGCCGGCCATTTGCCTGGACCCTCCTGGAGGGTTACTCACATGAGTAGCGAAGAAAGTTTCCTGCCATCAACTTCCCCTACATGGAAAACCTGCAAACCAGAAGTACCATTTTTAGATCTAGCCCATTGTACTTACAAATTAGAATTAGAGATAATTCCCTAA